Proteins from a single region of Starkeya sp. ORNL1:
- the chrA gene encoding chromate efflux transporter, which translates to MSDAPPLDLPADTTTPHGSAREVLLAFVKLGLTSFGGPVAHLGYFRDAFVVRRQWLTEAAYADLVALCQFLPGPASSQVGMALGLMRAGPAGMAAAWLGFTLPSALLMLGFAYGVDSLGALTGVGWLAGLKAAAAAVVAHAVLGMAASLCPDRPRRTIALIGAAAAAVLPGAIGQVAVLIAGALAGLAFLRLPPRPAGEPLRVAVPRRAALAALALFAALLVGLPVLAQASGSAALHLADALYRAGALVFGGGHVVLPLIEAELVHPGGLTREAFLAGYGAVQAVPGPLFTFAAYVGAMMPSPPNGVIGAAIALVAIFLPSALLVYGALPFWARIAADRRAQDLLGGVNAAVVGLLGAAFWDPVVSAGVTSGRAFALALVAYLALALWRVPPWAVVVGAAVAGAMML; encoded by the coding sequence ATGAGCGACGCCCCTCCCCTCGACCTCCCAGCCGACACCACCACGCCCCACGGCTCCGCCCGCGAGGTGCTGCTTGCCTTCGTCAAGCTCGGCCTCACCTCGTTCGGCGGGCCGGTGGCGCATCTCGGCTACTTCCGCGACGCCTTCGTGGTGCGCCGCCAATGGCTCACCGAAGCCGCTTACGCCGACCTCGTCGCGCTCTGCCAGTTCCTGCCGGGCCCGGCCTCCAGCCAGGTGGGCATGGCGCTGGGGCTGATGCGCGCCGGGCCGGCCGGCATGGCCGCGGCATGGCTCGGCTTCACCTTGCCTTCGGCATTGCTGATGCTCGGCTTCGCCTATGGCGTCGACAGCCTGGGTGCGCTCACCGGCGTCGGCTGGCTCGCCGGGCTGAAGGCGGCTGCCGCCGCGGTGGTGGCGCATGCCGTGCTCGGCATGGCGGCCAGCCTCTGCCCGGATCGGCCGCGCCGAACCATCGCGCTCATCGGTGCCGCTGCGGCGGCGGTGCTGCCCGGCGCTATCGGTCAGGTCGCGGTGCTGATCGCCGGCGCGCTCGCCGGGCTCGCCTTCCTGCGCCTGCCGCCGCGCCCGGCCGGCGAGCCGCTGCGGGTCGCCGTGCCGCGCCGCGCCGCCCTTGCCGCGCTGGCGCTGTTCGCGGCGCTGCTGGTCGGCCTGCCGGTACTGGCGCAAGCGAGCGGCAGCGCGGCGCTGCATCTGGCGGACGCGCTGTACCGTGCCGGCGCGCTGGTGTTCGGCGGCGGCCATGTGGTGCTGCCGCTGATCGAGGCGGAGCTGGTGCATCCCGGCGGGCTGACGCGCGAGGCCTTCCTTGCCGGCTATGGCGCGGTACAGGCGGTGCCCGGGCCGCTCTTCACCTTCGCGGCCTATGTCGGGGCGATGATGCCGAGCCCGCCGAACGGCGTGATCGGCGCCGCCATCGCGCTGGTCGCGATATTCCTGCCGTCCGCGCTGCTGGTCTATGGCGCGCTGCCGTTCTGGGCGCGGATCGCGGCGGACCGGCGGGCGCAGGATCTGCTGGGCGGCGTCAATGCCGCCGTGGTCGGCCTGCTCGGCGCTGCCTTCTGGGATCCGGTGGTGAGCGCGGGCGTCACGTCCGGCCGCGCCTTCGCCCTGGCGCTCGTCGCCTATCTCGCGCTGGCGCTCTGGCGCGTGCCGCCCTGGGCGGTGGTGGTCGGGGCGGCAGTGGCGGGGGCGATGATGCTGTGA
- a CDS encoding multicopper oxidase domain-containing protein, whose translation MRADSPAPAVCTAPPTDYQSLPSVTGPGDVKVDLDLGIGPGVGVDNTSLCFRNGSLPAAPVIRIKQGNRLTIHLTNTLWNSGPDNTENCDIENYVGGPPVSKTCSQPEQGFKAGPGPNGSFYPIQTNIPHLSDGTTNLHVHGLEVSPQPCSDNVLQSVLVAANWNGPLPAQLTCQNAPNELTYSYDIAPNHPTGLYFYHTHMHGQALAQTMMGASGAIVIEGEDDVRREKLGISDDVMIVRDIPSAYVPGETTPLVPAVKLAAASVTPPAAPAGRNWFPTVDPRIDRENIAGCPADLPDVGGPAVTRLTLNGALVNETAAFPPPDDKVLVKTMAAGERQLWRLVNASAQTYISPQLVLSQNGKTSILPLEIVALDGAPVYDNEGHRRIDRVDTTKKPLLLATANRVEFLVDAPPPGATLYLDTTQVTPGCAADGIPARRLLRVVSTGAPASTSAPPDAAALLPATQDPTYAHMLDVEPAVKRVFAFMEYPRGFTVSKSQWIVGPPGKGQFNPNSTDFFLTMIQSTDGQGQPVAIRPFVPDSPPDVVVHLKGKDSAVEEWTIQNYTLEVHPFHMHQMHFRDVTEADAIDGRAPILDTINIPPASRRASSSQPGVDTPDLPGEVRLRMKFTREMVGDFVFHCHILAHEDKGMMQKIRVVAD comes from the coding sequence TTGCGTGCCGACAGTCCGGCGCCGGCCGTTTGCACGGCGCCGCCGACCGACTACCAGAGCCTGCCGAGCGTGACCGGGCCCGGCGACGTCAAGGTCGATCTCGATCTTGGGATCGGCCCTGGCGTCGGCGTCGACAATACGAGCCTCTGTTTCAGGAATGGCTCGCTGCCGGCCGCGCCGGTGATCAGGATCAAGCAGGGCAATCGCCTGACGATCCACCTCACCAATACGCTCTGGAATTCCGGCCCGGACAATACCGAGAACTGCGACATCGAGAACTATGTCGGCGGTCCCCCGGTCTCGAAGACCTGCTCTCAGCCGGAGCAAGGATTCAAGGCCGGGCCGGGCCCCAATGGCTCGTTCTATCCGATCCAGACCAACATCCCCCATCTTTCGGATGGGACGACCAATCTCCACGTCCACGGTCTTGAGGTGTCGCCGCAGCCCTGCAGCGACAATGTGCTCCAGAGCGTGCTGGTAGCGGCGAACTGGAACGGCCCGCTCCCGGCGCAGCTGACGTGCCAGAACGCTCCCAACGAGCTGACCTATTCCTACGACATAGCCCCCAATCATCCGACGGGCCTTTATTTCTACCACACGCACATGCACGGCCAGGCTCTCGCGCAGACCATGATGGGCGCGAGCGGCGCCATCGTCATCGAAGGCGAGGATGACGTCCGCCGCGAGAAGCTCGGCATCAGCGACGACGTGATGATCGTCAGGGATATTCCGAGCGCATATGTCCCGGGCGAGACGACGCCGCTCGTGCCTGCGGTCAAGCTCGCGGCGGCCTCGGTCACGCCGCCGGCCGCCCCCGCCGGGCGCAACTGGTTCCCGACTGTCGATCCGCGCATCGACCGCGAGAATATCGCCGGCTGCCCGGCCGATCTGCCCGATGTGGGCGGCCCCGCGGTAACGCGGCTGACGTTGAACGGCGCCCTCGTCAACGAGACGGCCGCGTTCCCGCCTCCGGACGACAAGGTCCTAGTGAAGACCATGGCGGCCGGCGAGCGCCAGCTCTGGCGCCTCGTGAACGCGTCGGCCCAGACCTATATCAGCCCGCAGCTCGTGCTGTCACAGAACGGGAAGACCAGCATCCTGCCGCTGGAGATCGTCGCGCTCGACGGTGCCCCGGTCTACGACAATGAAGGTCATCGCCGCATCGACCGGGTGGACACGACCAAGAAGCCCTTGCTCCTCGCAACGGCCAACCGGGTGGAGTTCCTCGTCGACGCGCCACCGCCGGGGGCTACGCTCTATCTCGACACCACCCAGGTCACGCCGGGCTGCGCCGCCGACGGCATTCCGGCGCGGCGCCTGTTGCGCGTGGTCTCCACGGGTGCCCCGGCGTCCACCAGCGCGCCGCCCGATGCTGCGGCGCTTCTCCCCGCAACGCAGGATCCGACCTACGCCCACATGCTCGATGTCGAGCCGGCCGTGAAGCGCGTCTTCGCCTTCATGGAATATCCGCGCGGCTTCACCGTGTCGAAGTCGCAATGGATTGTCGGGCCGCCGGGCAAGGGTCAGTTCAACCCGAACTCGACCGACTTCTTCCTGACCATGATCCAGTCCACCGATGGCCAGGGGCAACCGGTGGCGATACGTCCGTTCGTGCCGGACTCGCCGCCCGACGTCGTCGTGCACCTCAAGGGCAAGGACAGCGCCGTCGAAGAATGGACCATCCAGAACTACACGCTGGAGGTCCATCCCTTCCACATGCATCAGATGCATTTCCGCGACGTGACCGAGGCCGATGCGATCGACGGCCGTGCGCCGATCCTCGACACCATCAACATTCCGCCCGCCTCGCGCCGGGCTTCATCCTCGCAACCCGGCGTCGACACACCCGATCTCCCGGGAGAGGTTCGGCTTCGGATGAAGTTCACCCGCGAGATGGTTGGCGACTTCGTCTTCCATTGTCACATCCTCGCGCACGAGGATAAGGGCATGATGCAGAAGATCCGGGTCGTCGCCGACTGA